In Gimesia panareensis, the genomic window AACATCCGTCTGTGCCACCTGTACCAGCTTCAGGTGGGGACGGCCTTCCAGGCTGAACAGAGTCAGCGGTGACTCCTGCTGGTATTCCAGAATCAGGCGAATGGCAGAAGCGCGGGTCGCATCAATGTCCAGCGCGTATTCCACCGCACGCTTCAGTGCGGATAACGGATGGTGTTCCAGCAGGCGCAGCACCTTGATGAACTCCCGCGTGCCGTCTGACTGCAGTTCGGCTTCCAGCCGACGGCGGAGAATGCCCAGACAGACCGGCAGATCCCAGTCTTCCAGGGGGCGGGCATGATCAAAGCCTCCCGGCTTCCGTTCCAGTAAACTCAGGTAATGAATCGGGTTAAAACGGGTCTGTTCCCGTCCCCAGTCCCGCTGGTGCCGGGCGATTAACGTCTCTTCAAACAACAGCCGCACTTCGGTGATGGTGGCCACGATAGTGATCTGACGATGCGCGTATTTTGTGGGAACCGAGTAACTGTTGGTATCAAAGCGGACCAGCGACAGGGAGTCGGCGTGTGCCTGTCCCAGTCGGCAGGCTTCGAACGTCTGCTGTGGCAGGGGCCGCAGGAATTCCCGTTGTTCTTCCGCCAGCAGGCTCTGTTTGGGGGAAGCCTGTCCCCGCAACTGACGCTGCAGATCGTTCCGGCAGCATTGCACTAACTGCTCGTTCAGAGTCTCCAGGGAAGCAACCCGGGGAACGGGGACCAGGAAGTTGCTGCGGGCATAGTCCAGCAACCGCTCGACATGGCCTTTCTCATTCGGTCGTCGTACCAGACAGAAATGATCGTCAAACAGAAAGTGGCTTTTCAGACGCAGGAACTCGGTCGTTACTTTTCGCTCACGGTTCCCTACCAGACTGGCTACTGCGATTTTCGAGTTGTCATAGCTGATCCGCTGCGGTACACCGCCCAGAAATTCAAAGGCCCGCTTGTGTCCTTCCAGAAAGGCTTCCGTACATTCCCGGGGAAAGGCCTGGATAAAAATCGCGTCCGAATAAGGTAACGTCATCACAAACAGGGCGACTTTGGTCAGTGTTCCGTCCAGCCAGACATCGGCAAAGCCGAAGTCCACCTGGGCTTCGCCCGGGGGATGGCGGAGCGGCAGGAAAACCTCGCGGGACTGGGCTTTCCAGTCACGGATGGCTTCCCGGACGATCGTGATTCCACCGGAATACCCGTGTTCGTCCCGCAGACGTTCGAAGATGCGCTTCCCCGTATGGCGCTGTTTGCGATGCACGCTGCGGTCGTTCTGCAGAATCTCATGAATGATCGGCAGAAACGGCTCCAGCTTGGAAGGCCGGGGCTTAGTCAGCCGGTATCCCGGCGGCTCCGAGTAGGTCAGTATTTTTTGCAGCGTGTCCCAGTGAATACCGTACTCGTCACGAGCAGCACGTTGACTGATTTCTCCGGTCAGAACACGCCGACGGATCTCACCCCATAACTCCATATCTGTAATCACCCTTGCCCCCGCTGTTTCCGGATCAGAACTGACTCATATACTGAGAGTCTGACCCAAAACCAACAGGTGGTCATCTGGGCGCTACGTTTTTATACCGATTTGCCACTACCCGACAGGCGCTACGTTTTCTGGCCGCTGTTTACAGAAATAAGTAATATGAGATCAGTTAGTTTGGTCGGCATAATAAAGGGCACTGCTAGCGAATGTAGTATAAATATACTCTTTCTTTTGTCTGCTCGGAGGCTACTACGAAGTTTTTCAATACAACACGTTGATGTCTATTAAAGAAATCAATCTCCTTTAATACTTTAAAACTTTCACCTAAGACAGTTTGAACATGCGAAGCTAGGCCTTCTGGTTCTTGCCTGATATGGCACATAACAATATTCTTATTTTTGATAAAGCAACAAACATTCTGTAAATTTCCGGGGCCTTCGGTCTCTGTGATCAGCATTAAATTGTCAGGTATCTCATGCCGGTTTCCCAGTCGTCGCTGAGTTCCACCAGGACCGCGGTCACCAGCCTCAGCAACGACTCCTCATTGGGAAACAGTCCCGCTACGCGGGTACGCCGTTTTAATTCCTTATTCTGCCGTTCCAGCATGTTTGTGGTTCGCATCCGCTTGCGATGACCGGCAGGGATGGTGAATACGGTCAGTCCTTCCGGGATGTTTTCTTCCGCCCAACTCGCCAGTTTCGGAGCTGTTTTTTCATGAGTGGAAACGAACCGTTTCAGTTCATTCAGCGCATCATCCAGGTCTCTGGCATTAAAGATATTGCGTAATTCTTCGCTCACCTGTTTGCGCAAATGAACCTTGGGAACGTATTGCATCGCGTTTTGCATCAAATGGAACTGGCAACGCTGCCAGGGCGTTCCAGCAAGCATGTTCTGTCGTGCCGCTTTCAGGCCTTCGTGTGCATCACTGACGATCAGCTTCACGCCATGCAGGCCGCGCTGGTTGAGTGAACCCAGGAATTCACGCCAATGGACTTCGGCTTCGGAGAGCGACACAGACACTCCGAGCACGCTCCGGTGACCGCTGGCCAGGACGCCGATCGCAATCAGCACGGCACAGTCCCGCACGCTGCCCTCCACGCGAACTTTTTCATAGCGGGCGTCGAGGATCAGGTATTCCACCTGCCCCAGCGGTCGATTACGCCACGTTTCCAGCTCTTCGTCGAGCAGTTTCGCTGCCCGACTGACCTGTGTACTGGTGACATCAAAGCCACAGAGTTCGGTGGTGATTTTGGCGACCTTACGGGTAGAGACGCCTTGAACATACATTTCAGCGATTGCCAGCTTCAGTGCGCGTTCAACTCCGTTCGCCGCGCTCCAGTGCAGAGGGATAAAAGTCGCCGTCGCGTGTCTGGGGCACCTGCAGTTCCAGCTTTCCGAGGCGACTTTGGAATTGATTTCGGCTTGAAACCCGTTGGCATAAGAACGGCGCGTTACGCTGCGTTGATACGGTTCGGCACCGAGGTATTCGGAACGTTCCAGCTTCATCGCTTCGTTGAACAGGATCTGGAGTGCTTGCGACATTTCATCGAATCCATGATCGGCCAGGAGCTGGACAGCGTCGAGAATGTTGTTAGATTGTTGTTGGTGGGCCATGGTTGGAGTTCCTTTTCTGTTGTGGAAAACATTAAAAAGAAACCGATCTGGCCCACCCTTTCAAGGGCTCGCCGGAGTGGTGCTTGTTATTTTCGCTACGCTCAAATAACAAGCACCACTCCGCCACACAGATAATTTACAGAAGAGATGTTACAGTAACTTATTTTTTCCGTCTGGCAGCTCAATTTCGCAACTACCTCCCATCATCTCGAATAAATGATTGATGAGAGAAGCTATATTCATTCTCATAAATCTCTTCCCATTAGTAATTGACACCCTTGGATAATGAAGACGCATAAAAACCATTTTTATGGTCGACTAATATCATTTCAGTAGCGAGTCTATGATCTCTTTTTCGCCTTACATGGAACACCCCCTTTCATCTGTACCTACCTAAGAGTGAAGCAGCCATTATTACTAACACCAGAACACATCAATAAGTTCATGAGAATATGCGCTGATCACTTAAGATTTTTGCAAATTGTTGTGTGTAGCTAAAGATCCTAGATAAGTTTGATTTTGGGGATACACTGACCGAGAAAATGGTTAGGTCGTTATGTCATTATAATGTGTATTCACTATTGGCTTTTTACTGAGAAATGCGTCTGCAAAAGTTGGAGAGATATCCACTCCAACATTAACAACTTAATGTCAGATGAGGGTAAAGCTAGCCCCCTTTAGGCTCAAACCCATCTCGCGTTTTTGCAGTTTGGATTTCAATTGGCATTCCATTTGTATGATCTCTTCTGACGAAAAAGCCGTTCCAGGCGCTTCATGAATGGATACCTGATTGTCGCTTGGATCTCGGCTTTTAAACGCCACGTTGCCTCCATATCCCGTGCTAAGATATGATCGCCATCGCACCATAAGATATCTTCAACGAAGACAGAGACTGCAAACTGCTCTTTCGTTTTGGAGCAAGTAGGTCGGCCGAGACAGAAGAGGTCAGAGAGGAGACGAACACAGCCATATAAGAACAAGACATTTCTACCAGCTATCCAGACAAACGCAAACCGTTGGAATAGAGCCGATCGGGTTTGTATTTAGCACTCGCACAAGTGAGAACTGTCATGTTTTCTGATTGGTCTCAAAAAACATAATATCTGTCTGCAACTTTGCCTGCACCAGGTTAGCGAGTATAGAACAGGTCTTCGGAACAAGGAGATAAGTAGCTGTGGTGGTAATCGGAATCACTGGTCTTTGCTACAAATTTATGGAGAATCTTTAATGTCATTGAGTTTTGAATAGACTTGATGTACAAGCCAATTAGCGACGATATCTTGAAAACCCTTTTCGTTCATAAATCTTGCAAAGATATCTTCATTCTGGTCCATTCTTTCAACAAAAAGAGATTCCAGTACCTTATCAAAAACCAAGGCGAATTTATCCTCCGGGTTTGCCTTTGCGGCTTGCTGCAATCCTAAATCATCACAGGCAGCTTCGACGATTTGGTCAAAAAATAATTGGTCCGCTTCATTGAAGTCCGTACCAAACCGATCGTTTACCACGTCGATCAGCCGAGAAAGTGGTACCTCTTCTTCCCGAACACTCCCACTACCTACCTCTTTGGGACCATCAAGCGAATTCGCTGTCCCTGTGTTTAAGCTAATTGACCCTTCACTGATCTTTTGCAGTCGGAAGTATTCGAGCCGAATCTCGTCATCGAATGTGTATTGAGGCCCGCTCCGACGCTTGGGAAGTTTTGGAGATAGATGGCGCAAATAGGTGTAGAGCTTTTCCAAATCAGAGTCTTGGTAGGGAATCACTTGACTGAGAAATGTGTAGAGATTGCGAAATGCTCCGAGTTTGCCTCGCCATAGTTCTGCTTCGTTTTCATCGGAATCGAGAAGTTGCTGGAATCGATCCTTGGCTAGATCGAGGATCGTATTCAGTTCCTTATGATCGTTGGGTGACTGCTTACGTTTTGGTTTGAAGAAGACTTTACAAAAGTGGTTAACTTCATCCTGTGTGTAGATTCCAGAGGCATCTAATTCCTCGCGAATTTCGTACATACGGTGCGGGTCAACTTCCTCTCCCATGACCGCACCATCGTAGTACCGTTTGAAAGCCTCTTGGATCTCCGCTCGGTCATTGACGAAATCAAGTACAAAGG contains:
- the istA gene encoding IS21 family transposase, with the protein product MELWGEIRRRVLTGEISQRAARDEYGIHWDTLQKILTYSEPPGYRLTKPRPSKLEPFLPIIHEILQNDRSVHRKQRHTGKRIFERLRDEHGYSGGITIVREAIRDWKAQSREVFLPLRHPPGEAQVDFGFADVWLDGTLTKVALFVMTLPYSDAIFIQAFPRECTEAFLEGHKRAFEFLGGVPQRISYDNSKIAVASLVGNRERKVTTEFLRLKSHFLFDDHFCLVRRPNEKGHVERLLDYARSNFLVPVPRVASLETLNEQLVQCCRNDLQRQLRGQASPKQSLLAEEQREFLRPLPQQTFEACRLGQAHADSLSLVRFDTNSYSVPTKYAHRQITIVATITEVRLLFEETLIARHQRDWGREQTRFNPIHYLSLLERKPGGFDHARPLEDWDLPVCLGILRRRLEAELQSDGTREFIKVLRLLEHHPLSALKRAVEYALDIDATRASAIRLILEYQQESPLTLFSLEGRPHLKLVQVAQTDVSAYQSLLIGG
- a CDS encoding IS256 family transposase: MAHQQQSNNILDAVQLLADHGFDEMSQALQILFNEAMKLERSEYLGAEPYQRSVTRRSYANGFQAEINSKVASESWNCRCPRHATATFIPLHWSAANGVERALKLAIAEMYVQGVSTRKVAKITTELCGFDVTSTQVSRAAKLLDEELETWRNRPLGQVEYLILDARYEKVRVEGSVRDCAVLIAIGVLASGHRSVLGVSVSLSEAEVHWREFLGSLNQRGLHGVKLIVSDAHEGLKAARQNMLAGTPWQRCQFHLMQNAMQYVPKVHLRKQVSEELRNIFNARDLDDALNELKRFVSTHEKTAPKLASWAEENIPEGLTVFTIPAGHRKRMRTTNMLERQNKELKRRTRVAGLFPNEESLLRLVTAVLVELSDDWETGMRYLTI